The Pseudomonadota bacterium genomic interval ACCACGCGCTACCACGGCGAGCAGCTGTGGACCGCTGAGGCCTGGGAGGCCTTTCAGCCACGCTTGGCGCGGTGGATGGCGATTTTCGGTGAAACGGGCCGTCGCCACGGGCTGACGGCGCAGGAGGGCTTCTTCCTGGGCACGCCGACGCTGGGGCTGGCGGACCTGACGGTGGCCGAGCTGTGGGGCACGATGACGGCGCGCTTCCCGAGCCTGCGTCCCGTGCTCGAGCGCAATGCGCCGGCCGTCGCCGGTCTGATGGATCGGGTGAGGGCCTTACCGATTCAGGTGGAGCTGCGCCGCTGTACGGACGAGGGCTACGGCGAGGTGTGGTGTGGTGGTGAGATCGAGGCGTCCTTGCGGGCCGTGGTGACCTGACCTCACCGGGCGAGTAGCGTCCTTAGGCCTACTCGCCTGCCGTCTGCAACACGAACACGTCGGCGTCCGTCGAGTCCGCATCGTCGATGACGATGAGCTCGACCACATCGCCGGCCTCGATCACCAACTCACCGGGCCCGAAGCGGATGGTGGTGGTGTCCGCGTCCGTGACCACCAACTCGTAGGTGCCAGGGTTGATCGTGGCGAGCGTGGAGGCCCCTGCGAAGGCCAGGTTGGTGATGGCGGGCGCTGACTCTTCGAGATCTGCGCCTGGGTCGAGGATGTAGATGTCCAGGATGTCGAACCTGGTGGAAGCGCCGACGCCCCGCAGGCGCCCCTGGGTGAGGAAGCTGCGGCGGTCGTCCTCCACGGAGAAGGTCTCGAGCTCACCGGGCGCACCCACCACGAACACGCGGCGGTAAGCGGCCGCCGGCACCTCCACGGTCTGCTCGGCGAGGATCGTGCCGACGTCGCCGGCCGGGGTCACCGCCACATCGATCTCGCCGTCGGCCACCACCAGGTCGCCGGACAGCTGACCGAAGGCCAGGTCGCTCACGAGGGGGGTGTCGAAGTCGGTGCTGTCGAACACGTCGACGGCCCCGGCGTCGGGCGCGGCGTGCACCACGCTCAGCTCGCCGGGGGTGGTGATGTCCGAGACGGTGCTGCCGAGGCTATCGACGTAGAGCTGTACGCTCACCGCCTGGGTGGAGATGCCGCCGTTTTCCATCACCGTGAACAGGGCCGTGTTGGCCGCCAGCACGTCGAGCTCTTCCGAGGCGTACAGCACCGTGTTGGGATCGCCCGCCGGGGTCAGGGTGAGCTGATAGATGCCCGCTTCGATGGTGGTCGGCGTGGCGAGCTCGCCGAAGGCCATGGTGGCGATCGGCGTGGCTGTAGTGATGTCCGTGTCCGGCGCCTCGAAGTACACATCGACCGCGTCGACACCGCCGGCGGCGTGGCCGAAGCTCACCACCAGCTCTGTGATCTCCGTACCGTTGTCAGCCGCATCGATCAGTTCCTGGTCCCAGTCGCGTCGCGGTTGGGTCCAGAGAAAGATCTGAGGGTCGTCGAAGGTGCCGGTGAGCACGTAGTCGTAGATGACCTCGGGATCGACCGTGCCCGTGGTCTCGATGATGAGGGTGGTGTCCTCATCGCCTGGCAGTAACACGTCGAAGGAGAAGGCGTAGTCGCGCTGGCTGAACTCCACCTGCGGCGAGGCGGCGCGGAAGAACAGCGCCGTGGAGACGGAGGGATCGAAGTCCTCGAAGATGATGCGCCAGCGCACATCCTCCAGCTCGGGCAGGGCGTTGATGCCGCGCACGGCGCCGAGGAGGGGCTGGCTGTCGAGGTCGATGTCGTCGTTGTTGGAGCAGGCGCCCAGGGCCAACAGCAGGGTGACGGCGCTAACGGCAAGGCGGAAACTCATCGGTATTCGGTCCTTTCGAGCGGTGAGCGATCATGGGCAGGGCCCGCGCATGGACGGCTCGACGGTGAAAAAAGCGTCGCAAGTGTTGCACAGACGGGGTGCCTAGTGAACTGCGCTGCCGGCGAGGGGCGGCCAACCTCGGGGGCGATCGCCGTGGCGCGCTTGTACGGTCGGCTAACCGTTCGGCAAGATGCCGAGGGTCGGTGGCGTACCGGGCGCCAGGAGGGCTGCGGGTTGGTGGTAGGGGGCTCATGCCAGGCTAGCGCAATGCGTGTGCCGACGCGGTCGGGCGCTGCCCTCGTGACCGGGTGGCTGCTCGCCCTGGTGCTGGCGAGCGCAGTGGCGGCGGCCGAGCCGACCATCGAGTCCGTCAATGCCCTGCTAGGACAGGTGGCCGAGCAGGCCGACGCGGGGGACTTCGACGCGGCCGAGATCCTCGCTGCCAAGGCCGTGGCGGACGCCGAGCAAGTGGATGATCCGCAAACCCTCGGCGCCGCCCTGCAAGCGCACGCGAGCGCCCACACGCGACGTAACCGCTACGCTGAGGCCGAGGCGGCGCTCATGCGCGCTCTAGAGGTGCTCAA includes:
- a CDS encoding glutathione S-transferase, whose protein sequence is MVDYTLYYWPIPFRGQFVRSLLAHVHASWEEADDEALRARWRADPKAQPVPFMGLPVLTDHAAELSLSQMPAVLTYLGRKHDLLPRDLEKEALTAKVIADASDVLYETTRYHGEQLWTAEAWEAFQPRLARWMAIFGETGRRHGLTAQEGFFLGTPTLGLADLTVAELWGTMTARFPSLRPVLERNAPAVAGLMDRVRALPIQVELRRCTDEGYGEVWCGGEIEASLRAVVT
- a CDS encoding DUF4397 domain-containing protein, which produces MSFRLAVSAVTLLLALGACSNNDDIDLDSQPLLGAVRGINALPELEDVRWRIIFEDFDPSVSTALFFRAASPQVEFSQRDYAFSFDVLLPGDEDTTLIIETTGTVDPEVIYDYVLTGTFDDPQIFLWTQPRRDWDQELIDAADNGTEITELVVSFGHAAGGVDAVDVYFEAPDTDITTATPIATMAFGELATPTTIEAGIYQLTLTPAGDPNTVLYASEELDVLAANTALFTVMENGGISTQAVSVQLYVDSLGSTVSDITTPGELSVVHAAPDAGAVDVFDSTDFDTPLVSDLAFGQLSGDLVVADGEIDVAVTPAGDVGTILAEQTVEVPAAAYRRVFVVGAPGELETFSVEDDRRSFLTQGRLRGVGASTRFDILDIYILDPGADLEESAPAITNLAFAGASTLATINPGTYELVVTDADTTTIRFGPGELVIEAGDVVELIVIDDADSTDADVFVLQTAGE